The nucleotide window AATACTGaatgagaaaagtatttttggctACTTTAAGTTTCAGATTCATACtatgtttaaaattatcttaagatttttaaatgagcaaatattttccatggtTTGTTATTTGCCTGCAACAGAGACTGGAACATAAAACAGTCACCTTTTTGAAAACAGAGCCAGTTCTCAACCTGAGCAGTTTGCCAGGGTTCTAGGTTAATGAGGTCAGGGATATTTGCACTGGAACTGGCTCCATGGAGATCATGCTTCACTCCCTATTTACTAGCTGTGACATCAATCTGCACATGTAGCCGTGGCATTTCTAAGGCCAGCCCTGGTATGTCACAGAACCTGAGACAGACCTGCTTTATCTGAATTAGGTGAGCATAGTACCTGCCTATAAGTATTCCCTTACCGAAAGGCTTATGTGGGTTAGTATGGGCAGATGTGTAGAAGTTCATTCATTCATACAGCAGAAGAGCAATATGAGCTGGAAATGACAATGAAAGCTGGAACCCGGCTGACTTCTTGCATCTAGCTTGTGTGTGATGCTAGATGCTGGAAGGGAATTGACTTGAACTCCTTGCTGTGCTAATCCATGGCTTACTGGAGTTTGCGCTCAAGAAGGGTGACTCCAATCAGAGTAACTCAGGTGTCTTGGGATTTGAAAACAGCTGTGCTTTGATACCCATCCCCTCCCTGTTACTTACTGAAATGGTTTGTTAAATGGCTTTACTGATGCCCTGTAAGAATTCAATATAGTGTCTGCTTTCCCCTTGTTCCAGGTTGCTGAAATTTTAGAAATGCCTTCCATGAGAGTGTATGAAGTAGCAACCTTCTATACAATGTATAATCGCAAACCTGTTGGGAAATACCATATTCAGGTCTGCACTACCACACCTTGCATGCTACGAGACTCTGATAGTATTTTAGAAGCCATTAAGAAGAAACTTGGTAGGATACAAATTTGTAATatactttttacattttttttacctttgtttaatgatactgaagtaaaattttttgTATGATGGGGACAGAGCAATAGTATGGAAAATATGGAGTGAAATCATTGGCAAATAGGTACTAAGCACTtcaaatttcagattttgtaTTCTTTAAGGATTTCGGTACAGTAGAGCAGAAAAGGCCATTGACTGGAGTGCTGTTTAGTGGTCTTAAAAGTGGTTTTAAAGGTAATTTGCCAGGAAATGCATTATTCTAATATGACTCTTGGACTGAGAAATTAAGCCCTATCCCATATATATGAGAAGACTCTGAATGCTATGGCACTTTTTTGTAagcaaaataagatttttaaggTATATGCTATATGAAGGTTGTttgtgaggcttttttttttaagtaaggtgatagaatcatagaatggtttgggctggaagggaccttaaagatcatccagttccaacccccctgccatgggcagggacaccttccactagaccaggttgctccaagccccatccagcctggccttgaaagcttccagggatggggcatccacaacttctctgggtaacctgtgccagtatctcACCATcctcatagtgaagaatttctttagATGAAATTTGTCTTCATGTGTTACTGCAAAGATAGCTTAATTTAACTGAAACTCTTAGcttgagaaataaaagcattaagGATGATTGTGTAGCTCTTACTGAGACACGGGCCTTACTTAGACTTTATTagtttcccccccccttctaaTAACTATGGAGGAGAACTGCTTTTCAGCATTCTTCCTTCCATGGAGAATTTTGTTGAAGATCAGAGTCCAAGATGTTATTTTGGCTAACGTGCCCTCTGGGGAAGGTCTGTATCTGTATCACTAGAACAATAATGTGTCATAGGAGCTAAGTATGTGTACAGAGTTGTTCAGGAAATAAGCCTTTATGTATAAAATTGAAAGTCATTTATGAGTTTGTAGCTAACTGCTAATGCTTGGATCTTGGTTAATTTGGGAATTCAGTATTCACCACTGTATATTAACACATTTGTATCAGCACAAGAAAGCTGTGTTTTTCCCGGTTTTTCCATTCTATTGATAACTAAAAAAGTTCCTTAGAGCTGTTACATTTCTTGGAATTGTCATTTCATGATTATTTGTTAATAAATCATACCTGTAAATGAGGTCTCAAAAGCTATCTGAAGACTGACTTCACAGTTTATTAGAATCTTTTGTTTAATAGAAACATTTTGGACTCATTTAAGAGGATTTAACTATGCAAATGTTTTTAAGGCCAAAATACAAGTAATGAGAAGACTGTGGAGTACTTAGACTCATGTTTTATTAATCATGTTCAATAACCATTGCTAAACCTAGTATTATTTATTGGTTTAGGTATAAAAGTTGGGGGAACAACACCTGATAAACTCTTCACACTGACAGAAGTGGAATGTTTAGGTGCTTGTGTAAACGCACCGATGGTACAAATAAATGACAATTACTATGTAAGTATTACATTcccttttaaaagaataaacttCTTTGCTGAGTTACTTGTATTTTCACTTGTTTTAGATTCTGAAGTTTTGGTCAGTTACTTTAAATTCCTATTGGCAGAGACAACTTACAATGTAGAGCATCTTTTAGTTTCTTGGCCTCTTGCTGCCATCTGTATCACATCGTAGCagtgtatttttcctttcagttactGTCTTGATTTATACAAGTGGGGTGATGCATTTTTGTGACAGTGGTCTGCCCCTAAATCTGGAATTTGTAAAAAGGTATTTGATaagcttttaaaagtactttaaagAAGTCTGTTGGAAAGCCTGGACTGGTTTAACACTATTTTTGAACTTTTAGACTTCTGAATTACAGTTTACTTGGGATGCCATAGACCAAAGGAATTAATGTATTGACTGAatccagctttttaaaaaaaacttatttttaaaatattttatcacagTCTGATTAATTTTTTGAGAACTGTTGTCTTGATCTGTacccacaatttttttttggtcacagTTGACACCGTTTTGCAGGATGTGCAGTGGCATGTGTATAGTGGGTCAGCAGAGATCAGCTCACTAATGTATCAAGGAAGCTGAAAACAGatatgtaaaacaaaaattttaacattaaaatgacAGTAGGCTTTTTAATTGTCCTAATTCTTTAAACCAGTATGTGTGTTTATGGACAGGATCAAAATTACCTATGCTAGGATCACACCCAAGAGAGCCACTCATGTGATGAATTTTGAATCCTGCAGTTAACAGAATTGctgattctttttctgttttgtccataattttttttttttacaggaagaTTTGACACCCAAAGATATTGAAGACATAATTGATGAGCTAAAGGCTGGCAAAGTTCCCAAACCTGGCCCAAGGTATGCTATATTGGTATAATACTGGCCAACTACTTGAAGGCTGATCCTTTTGAGAAACTCTATTCCTGTTCTAGGGATTTGAGTTCACAACCTACAGCTAAAAAGCATTCATTAGTTTACTGAACACAATGGCATGCATTCAGTGCCTTTCTATATATTCAAAGCCAAAAAGAACTTGAAAGTACTGAGAAGAGAATTGTCATTTTCTTGATGACTGACTAGAGAGGATGTGCATGAAATGTCGAAAAGGCATTTCTCATTTGGCTTAGTACTTTAATAGGTGAATGATATCACCTCTTGGCATTTTTTTGTCTAGATCATGTAAATCAACAAATgcctgtttgatttttttttttcttccgaTTTCTGATGAAACCCAGGAAGATCACAAGTTTGTGAAAGGGTTATTTCTGAACTCTTCTTACCTGTTTCCCACTGTTCTTTGTTAGTGCAACTACACCTATGTTGGTGTGAATGGAGGAATTAATTTGACTTGGGTGTgttactgtcctggtttcagctgggatagagttaattttctttctagtagctggtatagtgttgctctgggttcagtatgagaataatgttgatgacacactgatgttttcagttgttgttaagCAGTGtttatcctaagtcaaggatttttcagcttctcatgcccagccagcaaaaaggctggaggggcacaagaaggtgggaggggacacagccaggacagctgacccaaactggccaaaggcaTGTTCtgtaccatgtgacgtcatgcccagtatataaactggggggtggcggctcgggaactaactgggcatcagtcagcaagtggtgaccaattgcattatgcatcacttgttttatatattccagtccttttattattattgtaattttattattatcatcatcattattagtttcttcctttctgttctactaaactgtttgtctcaacccacaagttttaccttttttctttttttttcttccccatttctctcccccatcccactcggggggggggggaagaatgagtaagtggctgtgtggtgcttagttaccagctggggttaaaccacaacagttacCTCTTCCTATATAGTTTCTATAACGATTTTTTTGAATACAAGAACAATAATCTTTAAAACAATTATAGTTTCCAAACACAGGGAAGCATCTTTAACAAAAGTGTAAGTCCTAAAATTAGATACTGCTTTTGGTATTACTGGGATCAACATCActtttaaataaagagaaaactaGTGGTCCTATCTTGCATTTCAGTTATGAAACTATTTGTTACTACTTGAATTTGGAATCCTTTTGATTTTAGAGTAGCACCACATATTTCTGAAGGATGAACAcgaagaatgaaagaaaaaaaaagccttaagtCAGATTTGTAACTGTCTTCTATTCAGTGATTAAACAGTATCTGAGGTTATAACAATACCAGCAATGgataaaaatgctttcatttttcaggaGTGGACGTTTTTCTTGTGAGCCGGCTGGTGGCCTTACTTCTCTGACTGAACCACCCAAAGGACCAGGTTTTGGAGTTCGAGCTGACCTCTAAGGATTTTTGTAATATAGTATGAACtgtctgaaaaataataaagtgaCTTTAATCTCAGTAAAATGATGAACATTCTAATACTTTTCtaaaaaatgaaggaagcaaCAGCAGTTAGATATTCTAACTTAACCACTGTTTTAACTACTGCAAAGCATAATTCTAGATCTTAAGAAAAGTAATTCTGTAAAGTGACTCACTGGAGAAGCAACAAAACTGACTGAATTACAAGTCTGGCAAATGCACAAGGAAACAAACTGAAAGGAGATTATCTGACAAAACTTTATAGCATGTTACTTTTAACTGCAAttaaacaacaaacaaacacgAAAGGTGATCCAAGCTGTGTTGTGTAAAAAATCTGGTAGGTTCAGTAAGTGGTTCTTCTTGAGTCTAACTCTCTTTACTACCATTCCGTGAccaggaaaaatgtgaaaaatatctttttatcatgttccaaaaaaacccaagcctgACCCAAATGGCGGGAGTACTCCACTAAAAGTGAACAGCAACAAGAAACCACTTCCTGTACAAATTTATGCAATACAGCCAAGGTATGCAGTTGGGGGAAAACAGAATATACCACAACAGTTTAATACATGGCTAAGTGCAATATGTGAAACTAGTTATTTGATTGACACATCTTTCTTTGACCTTACTGCAGTGTATCGgctacttttaaaatctgtgtgaAATTGAGGTATTTCTCCTAACAGAAAGAAGTtgaagataatttaaaaaaaaacaacctgcaTATTCACACTTAATACATATGCTTGTAAAATATGGTAAATGcttcatatatatacacatacatgcatTTCAATGTAAACTAGGAAATGTGAACATGTCAGTCACCTGAGACCATATTGTGTCTGCCTCTTCAAAAATCTGCTGTGGAACTTACATTCTTACCACAATTAATGTGATAGACGGAGCTTAATTGTATTATTTATATTGTATTCTATATTTAGTTTGTTTTGATATTCTGATTAACAGTACTTCCTTAAACTAACCTCCCTCTTCTGAGTCAAATTTTGTATCTACAGATTTCCCTGCATAATGATTATCTCATAGAGTTTGTTTGTGCCCCACCTTTATTTCAGTAGGCTCTCTGAAGTTCCTTGATGTATTGTTAAACAAGTAGTGTTACTGTTGGTAGTTCCAAGAGCAAGATAAATATGTATATCATTTGCCTGTAAAACTTGCTATCCCTTCTACATTACtaaatttataaaatgaaatcattGAATTGCATACAAATGGCAAAGTAAAttgataaataaatacaagtcATGAGTGAAGCAGTCACCCAATAAGCATGAAATAAATCTTCTATATAAGTGCTATGGAACACTATGCATATGAGAAAATAGTACATGGATTGCAATACCTGTAATTGAAAGTTGCTGAATGCTCTTCTGAAAGGTCACTCCAGTATTTCTAATAGCCACACACCTTGTAGCAGGCCAGGCATCTGGTGCTATGTGGCACTTCTCTAGAGACATGAGATAGCATATTACATTTTGATGCAGAGAGACTCATTTTAATATACCAGTCTGTAACTAAGCTGTTTGCTTCACTATAACAACAAAGCCGTATTCTAGTTTGTATAGGATTACCTCATTCTAACCTAGTATGAAAGCAGGcaactgtttttaaattatacatTGAATATAAATGAGGATTTTGCATGCATTGTGGAACTATCATGTGCTACAATTATTCACTTTTTTATGTAACTCTGATAGGATTGCATAATTGTCTTGAAGGGAAACATGATTTTAGACCTGCCACGTTTGAAACTTTGAGGCATACAAAAACAAAGCTCCTCTCATTCATAAACCTGGGCAGGAGGATTTGTTGCCTTGtcccacttttttccccattcattcCATCTGTACATGAAAATCTTGCTGTCTGTCTCATGAGCAGAACATGGATCTCAACAATTTCCCATTTGTTGGAGATTGTTAGTGATGTTCCACAATTATGTCAGTCATTTTGATGCAACACATAACAGTCTGCCAATCACTTGACTAGAAAAGGGTAACTGACGTTATCGTTATTGCATGATACAAATCTGATACACCACTGTTTAAGTTGAATATTGTAGGCAGCTAtagaactgaaatattttgaagagaaATAAGCAACTAACCAttacttttctctctcatcttACCCACTTCATTCATCAATTATATGAGGCTTTATGGTCCTGGGTTTTACATCAAAAAAGTTTGGCAATCATTTTATTAAGATAAATGATTAATGAAAAAATTCACATCTTCTGTTACTTCAGGTTTTGTGCAAATTTGAACATTTCAAACTTCAAACATCTCAACTAGAAATACAGATTCTGCACTATTTGTTACATGTAGTTGTTTACTATATACAAAGTTATTTTCACAATGATAATCCTCATCACAGTCCTGCTTAAGTTAACAAGGTGATCATTATGGAAGAGTTCCAGAATAGTGTAAGAATTAATATATCCAagttctcttttctgttcttgaatAGCTGCAGATACTACCCTGTGCTTGCTTTTACTGGTAGTATTGAATATTTTAGATAACAAATATTAACAGGACATAATTTCCATTATTCTCAATCCTCAATAGCAGAGGGTTACTAATAGTAATTCTGGGCAGCTGACACTAACCTGTCAAATAATTAAACACTTAAAATTCTGCAGTTTCAATCTACTGGTTAGTATCTTGGATTGTAAGAGTACCAGGTGGcaagttaaatgaaaaatgagttaACTATAGCAACAGTCAACACATTCCTTAAACTGGGAAGGCAGCAGTAACAGAACCAATGATGTGGTTTTGGTGGTCTTCGTTTGCCCCTCTCCctgaatgagagaaaaatgaaagaattcaCATGCTATATTAATTCTCCAAatgtaaaagcagaagaaaaataggtAAAAGAACACCCTTTCACTGGGGAGGAATAGAAGACTACCTAGAgaagattttaagaaaaatagctAAAGTCTTGGGAAAGGAAGTGAGATTTACAACATGGAAGCAGAAGACACACAAAGAATCCACTGGACTGAGTGTGTGAGTGGTGGCTGTTCTTTGgtaaagatggaagaaaatctACAGTAATGAGAAACTCCACTAGATAGCCAATGATGTGTTCAATGTTGCATAACAGAAAGGATTTCTGTGACTTCCACACACCACTAGAAAAATGTTATCTGGAACCATGTTCTGTCATTAAATAGAAAGCAGCAATGAAGTTCAATTCCACCTGTGCAGTACATTAGCCAGGCTCACCAGCTGACCTGCCACAGGCTAGTGCATATGCTTTCACCAGCATGACATTTTGCAAGTTCTTAGGGTAAAGttcttattatttttgtattgcaGTCTTGAAATTCTCAGTTATTCAATTACTAGATTGAACTCAGCAATGACACAGTTCACCCAGATGCTGTGCACGTTTCTTAAGACCAGTAGTTTGCACAGCTGACGTTTCACTAGGGAGGGCAGATCAAGGCAAGTACTACGCATACCAACACAGTGCAGCtacaaaagcattttgcagCTGTACTGTATGTAAAAGGGAGGGGCTTCTGGAGACAAGGGGAAGAAATTAATGTGGGGTTAGCAATGAACAATTAACTGACACTTGATTTTTGTTAGTCCAAACAGTAGTTCTTACAAAAGGCTTAAGGAACCATATTTTTTAGTTACTATTAGATATTACCAAATCTTAGTATCTACTTCAGAAGGTGTTGCTCATGAGAATCCTTCCCTGTTACCTCAGCTGCTGGCTGTGAGCACCTACCAACACACAGTGAAATCTCAGAACTGCACACTACTCGTGCTGATGCACAGGGACCAGAATGCAGTATTACACCACTGTACTACACCTGTAGCCTGTCATGTTTTAGAGGGTGAATCATCAGTATCATCCTATATAGTACTgtgtgaaggaaaaatattctacCTTGGGAAACAGTTCTTACTTCACTTATGCTGACAGTCTATAGCTTGCAATCTGCTCACCACCACAAGTGATGACCTCTGTAATCAACCTGACATGAAAGAATATGAAGTGAATGCAGCTCCCTTTGTTAAGTGGTGACGGGTGCTGGCATACTTGCTCCTGGTCAGCTGACAGTACTCACAGTACACTAACAGAATCAAATGAAAAGGCAGGCAGTTGCTTTACAACACAAATGATCTGTACCAGCATTTATACAGTAAGATTTCTGAAAGTAAGAAGTTTGCCTAAACAATAGGATGTTGTGTAGCATGGGAGTATTCGAGATTTGTGATGCCATTCTCTACCCATGCTGGAACACGATGGGTGGAGATCAGACTATGGGGGAAGTCCACACTATTAGATGGTCTTAAtcaaattaatcttttaattctgaaaaattcaCCTTTCTGACTTGCGTAGTAAATATTAAGGAGTTCTTGCTTTCTACACAGTAACAAAGTAATCCAGTAGCAGGCTGAGCATGGCAATTAAGACTACATCAAATGGAAGGGCTTTGTTTAGCTGCCTTCTCAAAATTCACCTGACAGCCCACCTATCTTTAGCACCTGGAGAATATTATTCAAGAATCCACACGTACAGAACCACACAGATTCTTTAAGCCTTACCacataatattattttaataagcagATGCGAAACCTTCCACAAATGCAGATGAATGACCCATTTTTAAGGTTGCAACTAGGACTAACATCAGTCTACTTCTGTAACCCCTTTTGATGCCTTTATATGACGTCTGGCTTATTGGTGCAAACGAGACACCCTAaaaaaacagggttttttttgttttgaaacctGGAAGCGGGGCCAACCATCAAACGGCAGGCGGTGCCGGCCTGCGGGGCTAAGGGTCGCATGCTTCCCGCAGAAGGTCCTGCAGCTCTTTGCCTTCACCCGCCGGGATGCGAAGCGCTGGGACCGAGCGGCGGGCGGCTGCGGATTCCGACTCCGCCTAAGCGAGGCGCGGAAGCGCTGACCGCGCGCGCCACCAGACGCGGCGGGCTCCTCCTCCCACAGCCGCTCCACGCGGGTGCCCCGAAGGCgaacgccccccccccccccccccgggctctCCGGCACCGCGCCACACCCACCTGGCTCTAGGGGCCTCTCCCAAAAGCCGCGGGCCCTCTAACTGCAGCCTGCAGGCACGCAGCGCTCCATCTCAGCCCTTGTGTGACCGCGTACGCTCGGCGGCAAGGCGGCGCTTGCCCGGCGGGGGCAGCGAGCCCCCCTTGACCGCTACTGCTCGCGCCCCACCCCACCCGACTCACTTGGAGGCGCTGCCGCCACCGCGCACGCGCACTGCGCCGCCTGTTAAAACTCACTGCGCCATCGCCGCCGGAAAACCCCTCCCGGGGGAGGGAGCGGCCGCCACAGGTGCagcggccggggcggggaggggggcggctAGGTGGGATCATGCCGGTGCTTCTAGGTCTGCTCCCGTCCCTCACCCCGTCCCTACCCCGCGACCGGGTCCGCCGCAGCCTAGCCGCCGCCGCCACTTCCAGAAAGTTCCAGCGGCCGAGGCCAAGAAGGGCGCGGCAGCGCCGGCGCACTGCTCGTGTTCTCCCGTCGCCACCCTCTTCCCTCAcagccccccccatcccctggcACCCTGCGAGTCCGTTATTCCCTGTCGCTGGCGCGCGCAGGGAGACGAGCCGCTCTGCCCGCCCAGCAGCGAGGAGCCCGGCGGAGGGGGCGCGTCCGTGCCCTTCTCCCTCGGGATGGAGAGCGGAGCGGCGGTGTAGTGACgttgtgtcccccccaccttttcctccccagccGCCTCCCGAACGGTGTAACGTTCGCAGCAGCGCCTGCCCGCTCACATCCCGTGCCCTGTGTGAGGGCCACGTGGGCGGGGCGCGGCCAATGGGAGCTCCGCGGAGCTCTACTCCAGCGGCGACgttgggaagggggaggggagcgACAACGGCAgcgcagggtgggggggggagagagagagagaacgggggggggggggagagagcgGGCGGGGGAGGGGTGTTTTCAAACCCGACAGCCACAGCGGCCGGAGCGGGGGCTGAGCCGGAGCCCCTGGGCACCGCCGGTGGCGGCGGGCAGCACCCGCTCCCCTGTCGGATCCCCGCGGCCGCGCCGCCACGGGAGAGAGGCGGGGGGAAGCGgcgggagaaggaggaggacgCGTCCCGCCGCTGGCTCTCGGGAGAAGGTAAGGACCGGAGCGCACCTCCCCGCCCTTTCCCGGTGCGCGGCGGGGAGCCCCGatcccaccccccaccgcgGCGCCCGCGCCCGCGGCGTGCCGCCCCCCTGTCTCCGGGCGGCTGGCAGCCAGGCGTCCGGGGAGCCCTCACGCCCGCCTCGGGGGGGGTGTAACCGCTGCCCTGCCCTCCCGAGCAGCGGGCACCGCGCCTGCCCCGCCCagcccggggggggcggcgggcccgTCCCCGCACTGTCCTGCGCGGGGggcacggcggcggcgggcagcggctcTCCGCTGTCAGCCTGTCAGCGCCGCGGCGGGAGCCATGGCCGCCGCTGTCACCGTCTGGCGGCCGCGCCTCTCGCCCGCCGttgcccagcccctgccccgccgTCCGGCGGGGGGCCCGCTTGGCGCcggggggcggtggcggcgggtgcggggggccggggcggcggttCCGGcgggaggcagggctggggctgtggggagggggcggcgggggctgcaCGGGCGGCCGGGGCGCGGGTGCCGAGCGCGGCATGGCGgtgtacacacacatgcactcacGCCCCGCCTCCCCGCCTCCGTTTCGGGAATTTCGGCAGCTCCCTGCAGCCTCGGGAGTTGCTCCGCCGATTTCGGCCGTGCCGTCCCGCCGGGGTAGCTTGCCCGCGTAAAACCGAGAGCCGGGGCGAGCGGGTGAGGCGTTTCTGGCGTCTTCTGTTAAAGGCTGAAGGGTGCCCGGTTGTTTTGCAGAATAATTCGTTCAGCTGCTTGGTCTGCCAGTACGAGGCAACCGCTGCTGAGGTGGAGCACAGTGACTCGCACAGCACAGGTGACACTAGGCAACAAAGGAAGGACAAGAAATGAGAGAATGCCAGGCTCAGTTGCACAGTTCTTCATGCTAGTTCTAGCCAGATGCTCCAGGTACCTTTGCTAatattcagtcttttttttttttttttttttaaggactgtGTAGCTGATAAGAAatgaaaggatttttaattttttttttttaaatttaaattccCCAACAAAATGAGTAGTTTAACACCAGTATTACCAGCTAGACGTCTTGTGGAAATTGCCTGGACACTGTCACTGTGTTCtgtgcctttcttctgcaggcCATGTAATGTGGaggaaaatctgaattttataCCTCTGAATTATAAGGTAGTTTATGGAATAAAGCAGCTCTTTAATGAAGACAAGTGAGTAAGTTCTGATGCTTACAGGAACAAAAAGCTATCAGACAGATGTGGAACAGTCCAAATATACTTAAGTTCCAGGAAAAAACTGTTTAATCTTGGAACGCTGGGAAGGGGTGAGATCATCATGTCTATAAGAAATCAttaacttttattaaaataattcactCTTATTGACATTTTGTGATTTGGAGGTGGGGGCACTTCTACTCGAGTTTTGAAGCAGCAagggttttgctgtttttcagtaTGCAAGTTGATGGCAGCTTGGTTGTCATATCTTAGTTACTCTAGGTAGGCATATGGTGAGGTACTCACAggtgctgtgcagctgcagagctAAGCATCCTgtggtttctttccttcttccactGTAATTCTCTGCTTATAGTTCAGTGGGTAATTGTCCCTAGAGTAATAGATCTTCAAAATGATGTGAGATGTCAGGGCATTTCACCTGTTCTTATTATTTGAGGCTTGTGCAGATGTTGGGTGTcacatgcttttcttcattcttcagATGGAAACTCAGACTCTTGGCTAACCTTGTGACTTGATCAGCTGGGGACCTTAATCTCACCCTGTGTGAAATCAGTAGGTTTCTGTGCAAGCCTGAGAAACTgttcaaataaaatttcaggGTTTGAGGTATAGCAGAATACTTCATTGGGAAGGTAATGATAAACCCATTGACTATCtgtgtctccccccccccgtctTCTTAATACTTCGACTTTCCTGTATTTGTCTTGTAAGCTAAAATATCAAGGAGTGCCAATGTTTTTCTCGGCACCCAGAAGACTGTGGGGGCATTCTTGTGGTGATGTCAGTTTTTTGGTGTACAGTATGCGAGTCCCTTTTCTAATTTCCTGGCTTTTCTCTAGTAATCACTGAGTGCAGACAGTTGATCAGAGAGTCTTTGGTTCT belongs to Haliaeetus albicilla chromosome 3, bHalAlb1.1, whole genome shotgun sequence and includes:
- the NDUFV2 gene encoding NADH dehydrogenase [ubiquinone] flavoprotein 2, mitochondrial gives rise to the protein MRGAGLLAAARRASVGLKEKAGRAGGGSPLVAVAAMFLCAPLRAAAARSIRQIRYLHRTAVCNASGGTLFVHRDSPENNPDTPFEFTPENQKRIEAIINNYPGGHKSAAVMAVLDLAQRQHGWLPISAMNKVAEILEMPSMRVYEVATFYTMYNRKPVGKYHIQVCTTTPCMLRDSDSILEAIKKKLGIKVGGTTPDKLFTLTEVECLGACVNAPMVQINDNYYEDLTPKDIEDIIDELKAGKVPKPGPRSGRFSCEPAGGLTSLTEPPKGPGFGVRADL